In Janthinobacterium sp. J1-1, a single genomic region encodes these proteins:
- a CDS encoding MoxR family ATPase, producing the protein MQAPHPQQGHRFEGSDNYVATADLKLAVNAALTLQRPLLIKGEPGTGKTMLAEEVAAALNMPLMQWHIKSTTKAQQGLYEYDAVSRLRDSQLGDERVRDIQNYIVKGVLWQAFTAPEPVVLLIDEIDKADIEFPNDLLRELDRMEFYVYETREMVTARHRPLVIITSNNEKELPDAFLRRCFFHYIKFPDKDTMEQIVAVHYPNLKQELLAQALQTFYAVRDVPGLKKKPSTSEFLDWLKLLLAEDIPAEALRSGDQKTVVPPLHGALLKNEQDVNLFERLMFMSRTNR; encoded by the coding sequence ATGCAAGCACCGCACCCACAGCAAGGCCACCGCTTCGAAGGCTCCGATAACTACGTCGCCACCGCCGACCTGAAACTGGCCGTGAATGCGGCATTGACCCTGCAGCGCCCGCTGCTGATCAAGGGCGAGCCTGGCACCGGCAAGACCATGCTGGCCGAGGAAGTGGCGGCCGCGCTGAACATGCCCTTGATGCAGTGGCATATCAAATCGACCACCAAGGCCCAGCAGGGACTGTACGAATACGACGCCGTGTCGCGCCTGCGCGACTCGCAGCTGGGCGACGAGCGCGTGCGCGATATCCAGAACTACATCGTCAAGGGCGTGCTGTGGCAGGCCTTCACGGCGCCGGAGCCGGTGGTGCTGCTGATCGACGAGATCGACAAGGCCGATATCGAGTTCCCCAACGACCTGCTGCGCGAACTGGACCGCATGGAATTCTATGTCTATGAAACGCGCGAAATGGTCACCGCGCGCCACCGTCCGCTGGTCATCATCACCTCGAACAACGAGAAGGAACTGCCGGACGCCTTCTTGCGCCGCTGCTTCTTCCACTACATCAAATTCCCGGACAAGGACACGATGGAGCAGATCGTCGCCGTCCACTACCCGAACCTGAAACAGGAATTGCTGGCGCAGGCGCTGCAGACCTTTTACGCCGTGCGCGACGTGCCGGGCCTGAAGAAAAAGCCGTCGACCTCGGAATTCCTCGACTGGCTCAAGCTGCTGCTGGCCGAAGATATCCCGGCCGAGGCGCTGCGCAGTGGCGACCAGAAAACCGTGGTGCCGCCGCTGCATGGCGCGCTGCTGAAAAACGAGCAGGACGTGAACCTGTTCGAGCGCCTGATGTTCATGTCGCGCACCAACCGCTAA
- the norR gene encoding nitric oxide reductase transcriptional regulator NorR, whose product MTITTTHLLLLTDLVADLPVAVRLQRLVVSLRAHFGCGAVALLKLDGEHLRPVAMDGLVSDTLGRRFLVKDHPRLATILRRRGVTCFHHDSAMPDPYDGLIADRPGVPLPVHDCMGMALHLESERWGVVTLDALQVGAFDGQAQRELGELACAIEAAVRVTRLEAEIRALRVSGAAAQASTGATREDSDFLGQSEAIIQLLHELEVVADSELPVLLLGETGVGKELCAHRLHRLSRRAGKPLVHVNCAALPESLAESELFGHARGAFSGAVSDRPGRFEAAEGGTLFLDEVGELPLSIQAKLLRTLQNGEIQRLGADQPRRVNVRVIAATNRSLRDHVRDGTFRADLYHRLSVYPVPIPPLRERGHDVLLLAGRFLELNRARLGLRSLRLSNAAEDTLRHYRWPGNVRELEHVISRAALKAVIRGADRRQIVTLEPDMLDLDGVEMPGGADEAPPPQPSDGQPATMQQIVEASQRQAIRQALRQHQGNWAASARQLGLDASNLHKLARRVGIKP is encoded by the coding sequence ATGACCATTACCACGACCCATTTGCTGTTGCTGACCGACCTGGTGGCCGACCTGCCGGTGGCCGTGCGCCTGCAGCGCCTGGTCGTCAGCCTGCGCGCCCACTTCGGCTGCGGCGCGGTGGCCCTCTTGAAACTGGACGGCGAGCATTTGCGGCCGGTGGCCATGGACGGCCTGGTCAGCGACACCCTGGGGCGCCGCTTCCTGGTCAAGGACCATCCGCGCCTGGCGACCATCTTGCGCCGGCGCGGCGTGACCTGCTTTCATCACGACAGCGCCATGCCCGACCCTTACGACGGCCTGATCGCCGACCGGCCAGGTGTGCCGCTGCCGGTGCACGACTGCATGGGCATGGCGCTGCACCTGGAAAGCGAGCGCTGGGGCGTGGTGACCCTCGATGCGCTGCAGGTGGGCGCCTTTGACGGCCAGGCGCAGCGCGAGCTGGGCGAACTGGCCTGCGCCATCGAGGCCGCCGTGCGCGTGACGCGGCTGGAAGCGGAAATCCGCGCCCTGCGCGTGTCCGGCGCCGCCGCCCAGGCCAGCACCGGAGCAACGCGCGAAGACAGCGATTTCCTGGGCCAGAGCGAGGCCATTATCCAGCTGCTGCATGAACTGGAAGTGGTGGCCGACTCGGAACTGCCGGTGCTGCTGCTGGGCGAGACGGGCGTGGGCAAGGAATTGTGCGCGCACCGGCTGCACCGGCTGTCGCGCCGGGCCGGCAAACCGCTGGTGCACGTCAATTGCGCGGCACTGCCCGAGTCGCTGGCCGAAAGCGAATTGTTCGGCCATGCGCGTGGCGCGTTTTCAGGCGCCGTCAGCGACCGGCCGGGCCGTTTCGAGGCGGCCGAAGGCGGTACTTTGTTCCTCGATGAAGTGGGGGAATTGCCGCTGTCGATACAGGCCAAGCTGCTGCGCACCCTGCAGAACGGCGAGATCCAGCGCCTGGGCGCCGACCAGCCGCGGCGCGTGAACGTGCGCGTGATCGCCGCCACCAACCGCAGCCTGCGCGACCATGTGCGCGACGGCACGTTTCGCGCCGACCTGTATCACCGGCTGTCGGTGTATCCGGTGCCGATTCCGCCGCTGCGCGAACGGGGCCACGACGTGCTGCTCTTGGCCGGGCGCTTCCTGGAACTGAACCGCGCGCGCCTGGGCCTGCGCAGCCTGCGGCTGTCGAACGCCGCCGAAGACACGCTGCGCCACTACCGCTGGCCCGGCAATGTCAGGGAGCTGGAACATGTGATCAGCCGCGCCGCGCTGAAAGCGGTGATACGCGGCGCGGACCGCAGGCAGATCGTGACCCTGGAGCCGGACATGCTGGACCTGGACGGCGTGGAGATGCCTGGCGGCGCAGATGAAGCACCACCGCCGCAGCCGTCAGACGGCCAGCCGGCCACCATGCAGCAGATCGTGGAAGCGAGCCAGCGCCAGGCAATCCGCCAGGCCTTGCGCCAGCATCAGGGCAACTGGGCCGCCAGCGCGCGCCAGCTGGGGCTGGACGCCAGCAATCTGCACAAGCTGGCGCGCAGAGTGGGGATAAAACCTTAG
- a CDS encoding cytochrome c, which yields MKRLLAALLCSVISCAAVAAGNINTGKALAEKYSCATCHGKDYASPIDPSYPKLAGQHRDYLEHALTAYKRGDAPNGRNNAIMTGQVKPLSNQDIKDLAAYFHSLPKSLVLRR from the coding sequence ATGAAAAGACTACTCGCCGCCCTGTTGTGCTCGGTAATATCCTGCGCGGCTGTCGCCGCCGGCAATATCAATACGGGCAAGGCCCTGGCCGAAAAATACAGCTGCGCCACCTGCCACGGCAAGGACTACGCCTCGCCGATCGACCCTTCCTATCCCAAGCTGGCCGGCCAGCACCGCGACTACCTGGAACATGCGCTGACCGCCTACAAGCGCGGCGACGCTCCCAATGGGCGCAACAACGCCATCATGACGGGCCAGGTCAAGCCGCTGAGCAACCAGGATATCAAGGACCTGGCCGCCTACTTCCACAGCCTGCCGAAAAGCCTGGTGCTGCGCCGCTAA
- a CDS encoding DUF1841 family protein: protein MFNPSSDDVRRFFCDTLRKHRAREILSPMEAIAIDWILEHPEYENELSDVEAALARDYSVEGGQANPFLHLSMHLSITEQVQVDQPRGIRTAVQQLAQRLDSAHAAQHEVMECLGQMIWASQRSGLPPDTDAYIDCVRRR from the coding sequence ATGTTCAATCCCTCTTCCGACGATGTGCGCCGCTTCTTTTGCGACACCCTGCGCAAGCACCGCGCCCGTGAAATCCTGTCGCCGATGGAAGCGATCGCGATCGACTGGATCCTCGAGCATCCCGAATATGAAAACGAATTGAGTGACGTCGAAGCGGCGCTGGCGCGCGACTATTCGGTCGAAGGCGGCCAGGCCAATCCGTTTCTGCACCTGTCCATGCATTTGTCGATCACGGAACAGGTGCAGGTCGACCAGCCGCGCGGCATCCGCACGGCCGTGCAGCAGCTGGCCCAGCGCCTCGATTCGGCCCACGCGGCCCAGCACGAAGTGATGGAATGCCTGGGCCAGATGATCTGGGCCTCGCAGCGTTCCGGCCTGCCGCCCGATACGGACGCGTATATCGACTGCGTGCGGCGCCGCTGA
- a CDS encoding cytochrome c produces the protein MKKIIALLLLAGIANAVTAADIAGNAKAGTAKVEMCIGCHGIPGYKATFPEVFQVPMIGGQPAKYIENALKAYQKGDRKHPTMKGIAASLSDQDIADVAAYYSQQAKPN, from the coding sequence ATGAAAAAAATAATTGCACTCCTCTTGCTTGCAGGCATAGCCAATGCCGTCACAGCAGCTGACATCGCAGGAAACGCCAAGGCCGGGACAGCCAAGGTGGAAATGTGTATCGGATGCCACGGCATCCCTGGCTACAAAGCCACTTTTCCTGAAGTCTTCCAGGTGCCGATGATAGGCGGGCAACCCGCCAAATATATCGAAAACGCGCTGAAAGCGTATCAGAAGGGCGACCGCAAGCACCCCACCATGAAGGGCATCGCCGCCAGCCTGTCGGACCAGGATATCGCCGACGTGGCGGCCTATTATTCGCAACAAGCCAAGCCCAACTGA
- the nirK gene encoding copper-containing nitrite reductase, which produces MKPTLPLCAIAAALCLLSLDAPALAAAAAPIAKAAASAPVTRRHELQTNIVDGKMVFVDAKGQVNPVLTANTGDTIELVLKSGEGAEHDLVIPELNVASAKFSTGSGKITVRFKVTKAGSFTYYCSIPGHRQIGMEGKLQVSGPTLADAGAAAAPATSTGGDASSAALALYTPAPSPMRGPDPAAVSVAANPAQVPAAIGARAPQLLKYRMETVELPGKLDDGTTFTYWTFNRQVPGPMLRARVGDTVELTLFNANDSKMIHSIDLHAVTGGHGGGQHTQVAPGQEKNITFKALNPGLYVYHCATPLVPQHIAAGMYGMILVEPEGGLSKVDREYYVMQGEMYTGRPHGAPVHQEANLEKMANELPDYYVFNGEVGALSKTHKLQAKVGETVRIYFGVGGPNKISSFHIIGEIFDKVYSEGSISSPKHDVQTTLVAPGGATIVELKVQHPGSYLLVDHALSRAGKGAVGVLEVTGEPVPGVFHAGAHQ; this is translated from the coding sequence ATGAAACCGACTCTCCCCCTTTGCGCCATCGCCGCCGCCCTGTGCCTGCTGTCGCTCGATGCACCGGCGCTGGCCGCCGCAGCCGCCCCCATCGCCAAGGCCGCCGCCAGCGCGCCCGTCACGCGCCGCCATGAACTGCAAACCAATATCGTCGACGGCAAGATGGTGTTTGTCGATGCCAAGGGCCAGGTCAACCCCGTGTTGACGGCCAATACGGGCGACACCATCGAGCTGGTACTGAAAAGCGGCGAGGGCGCCGAGCATGACCTGGTGATCCCCGAACTCAATGTCGCCTCCGCCAAGTTCAGCACCGGCAGCGGCAAGATCACCGTGCGCTTCAAGGTGACCAAAGCTGGCAGCTTTACCTATTACTGCTCGATTCCCGGCCATCGCCAGATCGGCATGGAAGGCAAATTGCAGGTCAGCGGCCCGACCCTGGCCGACGCTGGTGCCGCTGCCGCGCCGGCCACCAGCACCGGCGGCGACGCCAGTTCGGCCGCGCTGGCGCTGTACACGCCGGCGCCGTCGCCGATGCGCGGACCGGACCCCGCGGCCGTCAGCGTGGCGGCCAATCCGGCGCAGGTGCCGGCGGCCATCGGTGCGCGCGCGCCGCAGCTGCTCAAGTACCGCATGGAGACGGTGGAATTGCCCGGCAAGCTCGATGACGGCACCACGTTTACTTATTGGACCTTCAACCGGCAGGTGCCCGGCCCCATGCTGCGCGCCCGCGTCGGCGACACGGTGGAGCTGACCCTGTTCAACGCCAACGACAGCAAGATGATCCACTCGATTGACCTGCACGCGGTGACGGGCGGCCATGGCGGCGGCCAGCACACGCAAGTTGCGCCGGGCCAGGAAAAAAACATCACATTCAAGGCGCTCAATCCGGGCCTGTATGTGTACCACTGCGCGACGCCCTTGGTGCCGCAGCATATCGCGGCCGGCATGTACGGCATGATCCTGGTGGAACCGGAAGGCGGCCTGTCGAAAGTCGACCGCGAGTACTACGTGATGCAGGGCGAGATGTACACGGGCCGCCCGCACGGCGCGCCCGTGCACCAGGAAGCGAACCTGGAAAAAATGGCCAACGAGCTGCCCGATTACTACGTCTTCAATGGCGAAGTGGGCGCGCTCAGCAAGACCCACAAGCTGCAGGCGAAAGTCGGCGAGACCGTGCGCATCTACTTTGGCGTCGGCGGCCCGAACAAGATTTCATCGTTCCACATCATCGGCGAGATCTTCGACAAGGTCTACAGCGAAGGCTCGATCAGCAGTCCGAAACACGACGTGCAGACCACGCTGGTGGCGCCGGGCGGGGCGACCATCGTCGAGTTGAAAGTCCAGCACCCGGGCAGCTACCTGCTGGTCGACCATGCCCTGTCGCGCGCCGGCAAGGGCGCGGTCGGCGTGCTGGAGGTCACCGGCGAACCCGTTCCCGGTGTATTCCACGCCGGCGCCCATCAATAA
- a CDS encoding saccharopine dehydrogenase NADP-binding domain-containing protein: protein MAHHTILVLGGYGFFGTRICAALAGNQAIHLLVAGRDVARATALTAQLGLPQQQALALDAAVPDLARRLAALGVDTLIHTAGPFQGQDYRVARAAIEAGANYIDLADGRDFVAGIASLDDLARQRGVFVTSGASSLPALSSAVVDRYLPRFRQLTSIRHGIASGARAPGIATMTGIFSYCGKPFQRLVGGSQQTTHGWLDLHRHRFAAPVGRRLLGSCDVPDLALFPQRYPGLDTVTFHAGFAGAPGHLLVWAAAQLVRLGLLRSLLPLVRPLHAISHRVEPLVSDKGAMFVTLQGTGLDGLPLILTWQLLAAQNHGPHIPCGAAIALANRLAGAGSDDAPLPRGAMPCVGLLTVENYLAALQGYDVTEVPA from the coding sequence TTGGCCCATCACACCATACTGGTACTCGGCGGTTACGGTTTTTTCGGCACGCGCATTTGCGCGGCGCTGGCCGGCAACCAGGCTATCCATCTGCTGGTGGCCGGGCGCGACGTGGCCCGTGCCACGGCATTGACGGCGCAACTGGGCTTGCCGCAGCAGCAGGCGCTGGCGCTCGATGCCGCTGTGCCTGATCTGGCGCGGCGCCTGGCCGCACTGGGCGTCGATACGCTGATCCATACCGCCGGCCCGTTCCAGGGCCAGGATTACCGCGTCGCCCGTGCCGCGATCGAGGCCGGCGCCAACTATATCGACCTGGCGGACGGCCGCGATTTTGTCGCCGGCATCGCCAGCCTCGACGACCTGGCGCGCCAGCGCGGCGTCTTCGTCACCAGCGGCGCCAGCTCGCTGCCGGCCCTGTCCTCGGCCGTGGTCGACCGCTACCTGCCACGCTTTCGCCAGCTCACATCGATCCGCCACGGCATCGCCTCGGGCGCCCGCGCACCGGGCATCGCCACCATGACCGGCATCTTCTCGTACTGCGGCAAACCGTTCCAGCGCCTGGTTGGCGGCAGCCAGCAGACCACGCACGGCTGGCTCGACCTGCACCGCCACCGCTTTGCCGCGCCCGTGGGACGGCGCTTGCTGGGCAGCTGCGACGTGCCCGACCTGGCGCTGTTCCCGCAACGCTATCCGGGCCTGGACACCGTCACGTTTCACGCCGGTTTTGCCGGTGCGCCCGGCCATCTGCTTGTCTGGGCCGCCGCGCAACTGGTGCGCCTGGGCCTGTTGCGCAGCCTGCTGCCGCTGGTCAGGCCGCTGCACGCCATCAGCCACCGGGTGGAGCCGCTGGTCAGCGACAAGGGCGCGATGTTCGTGACGCTGCAAGGCACGGGCCTCGATGGCCTGCCGTTGATACTGACATGGCAATTGCTGGCGGCGCAAAACCACGGCCCGCATATCCCGTGCGGCGCGGCGATCGCGCTGGCGAACCGCCTGGCCGGCGCCGGCAGCGATGATGCGCCGCTGCCGCGCGGTGCCATGCCCTGCGTCGGCCTGCTCACGGTGGAAAATTACCTGGCCGCGCTGCAAGGCTACGACGTGACCGAGGTGCCGGCATGA
- the ytfE gene encoding iron-sulfur cluster repair protein YtfE, whose translation MDFIDQSLGQLARRIPGATRLFDAHHLDFCCGGNKTLRAAAAAAGVDTQPIVDELQVLLERGDASGEGEWQDASAAELVAHVLARYHAVHREQLPELIRLARKVEQVHGDRADCPHGLADQLSSMAQELESHMRKEENVLFPMIAGGHGAMAGGPISVMRMEHDDHGVALRAIEQLTNGIVAPAGACTTWRALYTGLRTFREDLMAHIHTENNILFERFAPAMVH comes from the coding sequence ATGGATTTCATCGACCAGTCCCTGGGCCAGCTGGCCCGCCGCATTCCGGGCGCAACGCGCCTGTTCGACGCCCACCATCTCGATTTTTGCTGCGGCGGCAACAAGACCCTGCGCGCGGCGGCGGCTGCCGCCGGTGTCGACACGCAGCCCATTGTCGACGAACTGCAAGTGCTGCTGGAACGCGGCGACGCGTCCGGCGAAGGCGAATGGCAGGATGCCTCTGCCGCTGAACTGGTGGCGCATGTGCTGGCGCGCTACCACGCCGTGCACCGCGAGCAGCTGCCTGAGCTGATACGGCTGGCGCGCAAGGTCGAGCAGGTGCATGGCGACCGGGCCGACTGTCCGCATGGCCTGGCCGATCAATTGTCAAGCATGGCGCAGGAGCTGGAAAGCCATATGCGCAAGGAAGAAAACGTGCTGTTCCCGATGATCGCCGGTGGCCATGGGGCGATGGCGGGCGGGCCGATCAGCGTGATGCGCATGGAGCACGACGACCATGGCGTGGCCCTGCGCGCGATCGAGCAGCTGACGAACGGCATCGTGGCGCCAGCCGGCGCCTGCACCACCTGGCGCGCGCTGTACACGGGATTGCGGACCTTCCGCGAAGACCTGATGGCGCATATCCACACTGAAAACAATATCCTGTTCGAGCGCTTTGCGCCGGCCATGGTGCATTGA
- a CDS encoding DUF2269 domain-containing protein: MSWYLFVKWLHILSATILFGTGIGIAFFKWINDRGGEVRAIRLSAEKTVLADWLFTTPAVIIQPLSGLALAHLAGYPILSGWVFASMLLYTLAGACWLPVVWLQIRMRDLARLADDAGTPLPRLYWTYARCWFWLGVPAFAALMLVYWLMVAKPAP; this comes from the coding sequence ATGAGCTGGTACCTGTTCGTCAAATGGCTGCACATCCTCAGCGCCACGATCCTGTTTGGCACCGGCATCGGCATCGCTTTCTTCAAGTGGATCAACGACCGGGGCGGCGAGGTGCGGGCGATCCGCCTGTCGGCCGAAAAGACCGTGCTGGCCGACTGGCTGTTCACCACGCCGGCCGTCATCATCCAGCCGCTGTCCGGACTGGCGCTGGCGCACCTGGCCGGCTATCCCATCCTGTCCGGCTGGGTCTTCGCCTCGATGCTGCTGTATACGCTGGCCGGCGCCTGCTGGCTGCCCGTGGTGTGGCTGCAGATCCGCATGCGCGACCTGGCCCGCCTGGCGGACGACGCGGGCACGCCTCTGCCGCGCCTGTACTGGACCTATGCGCGCTGCTGGTTCTGGCTCGGCGTGCCGGCATTTGCCGCGCTGATGCTGGTCTACTGGCTGATGGTGGCCAAGCCCGCGCCATGA
- a CDS encoding nitric-oxide reductase large subunit, translated as MGQYKKLWFTLIGVLIVTFSLLGYYGAEVYRQAPPIPAQVTAPGGKLLFDREGILDGQTAWQSVGGMQLGSIWGHGAYQAPDWTADWLHRELMAWLELAAQDRHGKAYAALDGPAQAALREALRLEYRGNGVDAAQELHLSARRVEAIRVTASYYDQLFSDAPALRTSREHYAMKENTLPSAERRQQMTQFFFWTAWAAATERPGLDVTYTNNWPHEPLIGNHPSGENVVWSVASVVVLLAGVGFLVWGWAFLRDHDEPLPAPGARDPLTTFALTASQRGLGKYLFLVVALFIFQVFIGGFTAHYTVEGQTFYGIDVSRWFPYALTRTWHIQAALFWIATGFLAAGLFLAPLINGGKDPAWQRLGVDVLFWALVVVVVGSFIGNYLAIAQVMPPEWNFWLGHQGYEYVDLGRLWQIGKYVGILLWLALMLRGVVPALLVKGGDKNLLALLTASVGAIGLFYGAGLFYGERTHLSVMEYWRWWVVHLWVEGFFEVFATTALAFIFSTLGLVSVRMATAASLASASLFMLGGIPGTFHHLYFAGTTTPVMAIGASFSALEVVPLIVLGHEAWENWRLKDRAAWMENLRWPLMCFVAVAFWNMLGAGVFGFMINPPMALYYIQGLNTTPVHAHAALFGVYGFLALGFTLLVLRYLRPDYRYSKGLMRTAFWGLNAGLVLMIFTSLLPIGIIQFHASVTEGLWYARSEAFMQQPLLQNLRWVRTFGDVVFIVGAVAMALQVVLGLLGKAKAPALPQAVRPA; from the coding sequence ATGGGGCAATATAAAAAACTCTGGTTCACCTTGATCGGCGTGCTGATCGTGACCTTTTCGCTGCTGGGATACTATGGCGCCGAAGTGTACCGGCAGGCGCCGCCGATTCCTGCGCAGGTCACCGCGCCGGGCGGCAAGCTGCTGTTCGACCGCGAAGGCATCCTCGACGGCCAGACGGCCTGGCAATCGGTGGGCGGCATGCAGCTCGGCTCCATCTGGGGCCACGGCGCCTACCAGGCGCCCGACTGGACGGCCGACTGGCTGCACCGCGAACTGATGGCCTGGCTGGAACTGGCCGCGCAGGACCGGCACGGCAAGGCCTACGCGGCGCTGGATGGCCCGGCGCAGGCGGCGCTGCGCGAAGCGCTCAGGCTCGAATACCGCGGCAATGGCGTCGATGCGGCGCAGGAGCTGCATCTGTCGGCGCGCCGGGTCGAGGCGATCCGCGTCACCGCCAGCTACTATGACCAGCTGTTCTCGGACGCGCCCGCGCTGCGCACCAGCCGCGAACACTACGCCATGAAGGAAAACACCCTGCCCAGCGCCGAACGGCGCCAGCAGATGACGCAGTTCTTTTTCTGGACCGCGTGGGCCGCCGCCACCGAGCGCCCCGGCCTTGACGTCACCTATACCAACAACTGGCCGCACGAACCGCTGATCGGCAACCACCCCAGCGGCGAGAACGTGGTGTGGTCGGTCGCCAGCGTGGTGGTGCTGCTGGCCGGCGTCGGCTTCCTGGTATGGGGCTGGGCCTTCTTGCGCGACCATGACGAGCCCTTGCCGGCGCCCGGAGCGCGCGACCCCTTGACGACGTTTGCCCTGACGGCTTCGCAGCGGGGACTGGGCAAATACCTGTTCCTGGTGGTGGCGTTGTTCATCTTCCAGGTATTCATCGGCGGCTTCACGGCCCACTATACGGTGGAGGGACAAACCTTTTATGGCATCGACGTTTCGCGCTGGTTCCCGTACGCGCTGACACGCACCTGGCATATCCAGGCTGCGCTGTTCTGGATCGCCACCGGCTTCCTGGCCGCCGGCCTGTTCCTGGCGCCGCTGATCAATGGCGGCAAGGATCCGGCTTGGCAGCGGCTTGGGGTCGATGTGCTGTTCTGGGCGCTGGTGGTCGTCGTCGTCGGTTCGTTCATTGGCAACTACCTGGCGATCGCGCAGGTGATGCCGCCCGAATGGAATTTCTGGCTGGGCCACCAGGGGTATGAATACGTGGACCTGGGCCGTTTGTGGCAGATCGGCAAATACGTCGGCATCCTGCTGTGGCTGGCCCTGATGCTGCGCGGCGTGGTGCCGGCGCTGCTGGTCAAGGGCGGTGACAAGAACCTGCTGGCGCTGCTGACCGCTTCGGTGGGCGCGATCGGCCTGTTTTATGGCGCCGGCCTGTTCTACGGCGAGCGCACGCATTTGTCGGTGATGGAGTACTGGCGCTGGTGGGTGGTGCACCTGTGGGTCGAGGGTTTCTTCGAAGTGTTCGCCACCACGGCGCTGGCCTTTATCTTTTCCACCCTGGGCCTGGTGTCGGTGCGCATGGCCACGGCGGCCAGCCTGGCCTCGGCCTCGCTGTTCATGCTCGGTGGCATACCGGGTACCTTCCACCACCTGTACTTTGCCGGCACCACCACGCCGGTGATGGCCATCGGCGCCAGCTTCAGTGCGCTCGAAGTGGTGCCGCTGATCGTGCTCGGTCACGAAGCGTGGGAAAACTGGCGCCTCAAGGATCGTGCAGCCTGGATGGAAAACCTGCGCTGGCCATTGATGTGCTTTGTCGCGGTGGCCTTCTGGAACATGCTGGGCGCGGGCGTGTTCGGCTTCATGATCAATCCGCCGATGGCGCTGTACTACATCCAGGGCCTGAACACCACTCCGGTGCACGCCCATGCGGCGCTGTTCGGCGTGTACGGTTTCCTGGCGCTGGGCTTTACCCTGCTGGTGCTGCGCTATCTGCGGCCTGACTATCGCTACAGCAAGGGGCTGATGAGGACGGCCTTCTGGGGCCTGAACGCGGGCCTGGTGCTGATGATCTTTACCAGCCTGCTGCCGATCGGCATCATCCAGTTCCACGCCAGCGTGACCGAAGGCCTGTGGTATGCACGCAGCGAGGCATTCATGCAGCAGCCCTTGCTGCAGAATCTGCGCTGGGTGCGTACGTTTGGCGACGTGGTGTTTATCGTCGGCGCGGTGGCCATGGCGCTGCAGGTGGTGCTGGGGTTGCTGGGCAAGGCGAAGGCGCCCGCGCTGCCGCAGGCGGTAAGGCCAGCTTGA
- a CDS encoding DoxX-like family protein: MTPAHLQRLYWAMRLGMAFIWLWTAFVSWYLYPHAESLAWLRRSGITLHTEQVFAASCLADLAMGIASLVHARAWLWWTQCAQVAGYTLVIAVFLPEFLIHPFGPLTKNIPLVAGLVFLALQEKSHG; the protein is encoded by the coding sequence ATGACGCCGGCGCACCTGCAGCGGCTGTACTGGGCCATGCGCCTCGGCATGGCCTTTATCTGGCTATGGACGGCGTTTGTGTCCTGGTATCTGTATCCGCATGCCGAATCGCTCGCTTGGCTGCGCCGCAGCGGCATCACGCTGCATACGGAACAGGTGTTTGCCGCCTCCTGCCTGGCCGACCTGGCCATGGGCATCGCCTCGCTGGTCCATGCCAGGGCCTGGCTCTGGTGGACGCAGTGCGCGCAGGTGGCGGGCTATACGCTGGTGATCGCCGTCTTCCTGCCGGAATTTTTGATCCACCCTTTCGGGCCGCTGACGAAAAACATTCCTCTGGTCGCCGGCCTGGTCTTCCTGGCCCTGCAGGAGAAAAGCCACGGCTAG
- a CDS encoding GNAT family protein, producing MKDIAPVSLELNGIRLEPLAPHHAEGLRAAAADGQLWQLRVTSVPEPDQVEQYIFKAIEMRPSRFAFAVVDIASGEVLGSTSYHDVLPEVGRAEIGYTWYAKRCQRSHVNTSCKLLLLTHAFDTLDCALVGLRTDNFNHASQAAIERLGAKKDGVLRHHALRRDGTVRDTVMYSITRGEWPEIAAHLRYKLAQRPIVALPRAGEAPC from the coding sequence GTGAAAGATATCGCTCCCGTCAGCCTTGAATTGAACGGCATCCGGCTCGAACCGCTGGCGCCGCACCACGCCGAAGGCTTGCGCGCGGCAGCCGCCGACGGCCAGCTGTGGCAGTTGCGCGTCACCTCGGTACCGGAGCCGGACCAGGTCGAGCAGTACATCTTCAAGGCCATCGAAATGCGCCCCTCGCGCTTCGCCTTTGCCGTGGTCGATATCGCCAGCGGCGAGGTACTGGGCAGCACCAGCTACCACGACGTGCTGCCCGAGGTGGGCCGGGCGGAAATCGGCTACACCTGGTATGCCAAACGCTGCCAGCGCAGCCACGTCAATACCAGCTGCAAACTGCTGCTGCTCACGCACGCCTTCGACACGCTCGATTGCGCGCTGGTGGGCCTGCGCACCGACAACTTCAACCATGCGTCGCAGGCCGCCATCGAACGCCTGGGCGCGAAAAAGGACGGCGTGCTGCGCCATCATGCGCTGCGCCGCGACGGCACCGTGCGCGACACCGTCATGTACAGCATCACGCGCGGCGAATGGCCGGAAATCGCGGCGCACCTGCGCTACAAGCTGGCGCAGCGGCCCATCGTGGCCCTGCCCCGCGCGGGAGAGGCGCCGTGCTGA